Proteins from a single region of Hydra vulgaris chromosome 12, alternate assembly HydraT2T_AEP:
- the LOC100203058 gene encoding large ribosomal subunit protein uL23m isoform X2, whose product MAYRYRVRNPRLQARVFLPDWFVKIVRPGKEIAKDTVQLHVPLDMGKVDIKNYMEKIYNVPVAKVNTRIQAGKIKTTQWRNDVITRKTADIKVAYVILKEGTFQFPDMFPEISPKEVDDDVKKIPPNEKSIEDSQKAVATWFQ is encoded by the exons atggcgTACCGTTATCGAGTAAGAAATCCTCGTCTTCAAGCAAGAGTCTTTCTTCCTGACTggtttgttaaaattgttaGACCAGGAAAAGAAATCGCTAAAGATACTGTACAATTGCACGTACCATTAGA catGGGCAAAGTTGACATAAAAAACTACATGGAGAAGATTTATAATGTTCCTGTAGCTAAAGTCAATACTAGAATACAAGCTG gaaaaataaaaactactcaATGGAGAAATGATGTTATAACTAGAAAGACTGCTGATATTAAAGTTGCTTATGTCATATTA aaagAAGGTACATTTCAATTTCCAGATATGTTTCCAGAAATTTCTCCTAAAGAAGTTGATGATGATGTAAAGAAAATACCACCAAATGAAAAATCTATTGAAGATTCTCAAAAAGCAGTTGCTACCTGGTTCCAGTAA